In one window of Branchiostoma lanceolatum isolate klBraLanc5 chromosome 15, klBraLanc5.hap2, whole genome shotgun sequence DNA:
- the LOC136420612 gene encoding coadhesin-like: METTALFVLTVSAVLQATLAVPGKSRAAAAPRCSYDLCMLSCMGGYKKDENGCYICVCKEVDGNWSPWAAWGECTRTCGGGQQARSRECTDPAPAHGGKDCDGGTHETQACNEKPCPDDFQWSKWSSWGTCTKSCGGGQQRRSRKCQGWADGAAGCEGSSEETRTCNAEDCPKDGVWGPWSDWGACSVTCGAGVEKRTHECVGPTNGGKDCQGDKEETRRCVKKPCPVDGVWEEWGVWEQCTETCGSGVQSRLRSCRGPTHGGRECKGENIQLRPCNNGPCPVDGSWKPWSDWTGCSVTCGGGRQQRARECDPPQHGGAVCKGNRLDTRSCNTHDCPSLRRARRDLWTVSPTGCQCYWDNRRRDCACCEDGGCQCTQDNPHQCVRCGYGADCGRPLYAPEDGVDGWTKTMTGCACAGGEGRQCACCQNGGCPCGEERQKNQCVLCGSEDKHCGKKPHIFG; encoded by the exons ATGGAGACAACAGCGCTGTTTGTCCTGACAGTATCggccgtactgcaggcgacacTTGCCGTACCGGGAAAGTCGAGAG CTGCGGCCGCCCCACGATGTTCGTACGACCTGTGTATGCTGTCGTGTATGGGCGGGTACAAGAAGGACGAGAATGGCTGTTACATCTGTGTCTGCAAAGAAG TTGACGGGAACTGGAGCCCGTGGGCAGCATGGGGCGAGTGCACGAGGACGTGCGGCGGGGGACAGCAGGCCCGCTCCCGGGAGTGTACGGACCCTGCCCCGGCACACGGAGGGAAGGACTGCGATGGTGGAACCCACGAAACACAGGCCTGTAACGAGAAGCCATGTCCTG ATGACTTCCAGTGGTCGAAGTGGTCCTCCTGGGGCACGTGCACCAAGTCGTGCGGCGGGGGCCAGCAGCGCCGGAGCCGGAAGTGCCAGGGCTGGGCGGACGGGGCGGCAGGGTGCGAGGGCAGCTCCGAGGAAACCCGAACCTGCAACGCCGAGGACTGCCCCA AGGATGGTGTGTGGGGCCCGTGGTCTGACTGGGGCGCATGCTCAGTGACGTGTGGAGCAGGTGTGGAGAAGCGTACTCATGAATGTGTGGGACCGACTAACGGAGGGAAGGACTGTCAGGGCGACAAGGAAGAGACTAGGCGATGTGTCAAGAAACCTTGTCCTG TTGACGGTGTGTGGGAAGAATGGGGCGTGTGGGAACAGTGCACTGAGACTTGTGGCAGCGGGGTGCAGTCCCGTCTCCGGAGCTGCCGCGGCCCGACCCACGGAGGGAGGGAGTGCAAAGGAGAGAACATCCAACTGCGACCGTGCAACAACGGGCCATGTCCAG TCGACGGTAGTTGGAAACCGTGGTCAGACTGGACGGGGTGCTCGGTCACGTGCGGCGGTGGCAGGCAGCAGCGCGCCCGAGAGTGCGATCCTCCTCAGCACGGTGGCGCGGTCTGCAAGGGCAACCGGCTGGACACTCGGTCATGCAACACACATGACTGTCCAT CCCTCCGGCGCGCACGCCGTGACTTGTGGACCGTCAGTCCGACCGGGTGCCAGTGTTACTGGGACAACAGGCGGCGGGACTGTGCGTGTTGTGAGGACGGCGGGTGTCAGTGTACCCAGGACAACCCGCACCAGTGTGTCCGCTGTGGATACGGGGCCGACTGCGGCAGGC CTTTGTACGCACCAGAGGATGGTGTCGACGGATGGACCAAGACCATGACGGGCTGCGCATGCGCAGGAGGAGAGGGTCGTCAGTGCGCATGCTGCCAAAATGGCGGCTGCCCTTGCGGAGAAGAACGACAGAAGAACCAGTGCGTCCTGTGTGGAAGCGAAGACAAGCACTGCGGGAAGAAACCGCACATCTTTGGCTAA
- the LOC136420635 gene encoding N-acetylneuraminate lyase-like isoform X3, with the protein MSVMDYQIDGLVAAPFTPMKDNGDLNLPLIEPYVDYLVLQGVLNTFVCGSTGEGASLSMAERKTLAEKWVSAGKGKLSNVIVHVGGCSLTDSQELARHAESIGAQAIASLPTCVFRPSTGKQVAEQLQIIGAAAPSLPLFYYHLPDMSKVNIMVEDLLDALETVKVPTFRGCKYTDYNMMDFGRCLVHSNGKYIMMYGRDEQGLCALVMGATSFVGSTFNYSGKVYNRMRAAYDKGDLEAARKEQHMSQLFLRILFEYGMDIGLNKYIMTMTSGLDFGPPRPPMQRRSEEELAKIKAKLQACGFFDSVK; encoded by the exons ATGTCTGTCATGGATTACCAGATAGATGGGCTGGTTGCAGCACCTTTCACCCCTATGAAGGACAATGG GGATCTCAACTTGCCATTGATAGAACCATATGTTGACTATCTTGTGTTGCAGGGTGTACTGAATACCTTTG TTTGTGGCAGTACTGGAGAGGGAGCCAGTCTGTCCATGGCAGAAAGAAAGACGTTGGCTGAAAAGTGGGTTTCTGCTGGCAAGGGCAA ACTGTCCAACGTGATCGTCCACGTGGGAGGCTGCAGTCTCACGGACAGCCAGGAACTG GCACGCCATGCTGAGAGTATCGGTGCCCAGGCGATTGCTTCCCTCCCGACCTGTGTGTTCAGGCCCTCCACCGGAA AACAAGTAGCGGAACAGCTTCAGATCATCGGTGCAGCCGCGCCCAGTCTTCCACTGTTCTACTACCACCTGCCAGACATGTCCAAAGTCAACA TCATGGTGGAGGATCTGTTGGATGCCTTAGAGACAGTGAAAGTGCCGACATTCCGAGGGTGTAAGTACACAGACTACAACATGATGGACTTTGGGAGGTGCCTGGTGCACAGCAACGGGAAGTACATCATGATGTACGGCAGGGATGAG CAAGGGCTGTGTGCTTTGGTAATGGGAGCCACCTCGTTCGTGGGAAGCACCTTCAACTATTCGG GTAAAGTTTATAACCGCATGCGGGCAGCATATGATAAGGGGGATCTTGAAGCAGCACGTAAAGAACAG CATATGTCGCAACTTTTCCTAAGGATACTTTTTGAATATG GGATGGACATTGGACTCAACAAGTACATCATGACCATGACCTCTGGCCTGGACTTCGGGCCACCCCGTCCCCCCATGCAGCGTCGCTCGGAGGAGGAACTGGCTAAGATCAAGGCCAAGCTCCAAGCCTGTGGTTTCTTTGACTCCGTGAAGTAG
- the LOC136420635 gene encoding N-acetylneuraminate lyase-like isoform X1 has translation MSVMDYQIDGLVAAPFTPMKDNGDLNLPLIEPYVDYLVLQGVLNTFVCGSTGEGASLSMAERKTLAEKWVSAGKGKLSNVIVHVGGCSLTDSQELARHAESIGAQAIASLPTCVFRPSTGKQVAEQLQIIGAAAPSLPLFYYHLPDMSKVNIMVEDLLDALETVKVPTFRGCKYTDYNMMDFGRCLVHSNGKYIMMYGRDEQGLCALVMGATSFVGSTFNYSGKVYNRMRAAYDKGDLEAARKEQCMSQALKRARVLTNGPGMDIGLNKYIMTMTSGLDFGPPRPPMQRRSEEELAKIKAKLQACGFFDSVK, from the exons ATGTCTGTCATGGATTACCAGATAGATGGGCTGGTTGCAGCACCTTTCACCCCTATGAAGGACAATGG GGATCTCAACTTGCCATTGATAGAACCATATGTTGACTATCTTGTGTTGCAGGGTGTACTGAATACCTTTG TTTGTGGCAGTACTGGAGAGGGAGCCAGTCTGTCCATGGCAGAAAGAAAGACGTTGGCTGAAAAGTGGGTTTCTGCTGGCAAGGGCAA ACTGTCCAACGTGATCGTCCACGTGGGAGGCTGCAGTCTCACGGACAGCCAGGAACTG GCACGCCATGCTGAGAGTATCGGTGCCCAGGCGATTGCTTCCCTCCCGACCTGTGTGTTCAGGCCCTCCACCGGAA AACAAGTAGCGGAACAGCTTCAGATCATCGGTGCAGCCGCGCCCAGTCTTCCACTGTTCTACTACCACCTGCCAGACATGTCCAAAGTCAACA TCATGGTGGAGGATCTGTTGGATGCCTTAGAGACAGTGAAAGTGCCGACATTCCGAGGGTGTAAGTACACAGACTACAACATGATGGACTTTGGGAGGTGCCTGGTGCACAGCAACGGGAAGTACATCATGATGTACGGCAGGGATGAG CAAGGGCTGTGTGCTTTGGTAATGGGAGCCACCTCGTTCGTGGGAAGCACCTTCAACTATTCGG GTAAAGTTTATAACCGCATGCGGGCAGCATATGATAAGGGGGATCTTGAAGCAGCACGTAAAGAACAG TGCATGTCTCAGGCCCTGAAACGTGCAAGGGTGCTAACAAATGGACCTG GGATGGACATTGGACTCAACAAGTACATCATGACCATGACCTCTGGCCTGGACTTCGGGCCACCCCGTCCCCCCATGCAGCGTCGCTCGGAGGAGGAACTGGCTAAGATCAAGGCCAAGCTCCAAGCCTGTGGTTTCTTTGACTCCGTGAAGTAG
- the LOC136420635 gene encoding N-acetylneuraminate lyase-like isoform X2, whose translation MSVMDYQIDGLVAAPFTPMKDNGDLNLPLIEPYVDYLVLQGVLNTFVCGSTGEGASLSMAERKTLAEKWVSAGKGKLSNVIVHVGGCSLTDSQELARHAESIGAQAIASLPTCVFRPSTGKQVAEQLQIIGAAAPSLPLFYYHLPDMSKVNIMVEDLLDALETVKVPTFRGCKYTDYNMMDFGRCLVHSNGKYIMMYGRDEQGLCALVMGATSFVGSTFNYSGKVYNRMRAAYDKGDLEAARKEQLFSQLFMKIIFDHGPGMDIGLNKYIMTMTSGLDFGPPRPPMQRRSEEELAKIKAKLQACGFFDSVK comes from the exons ATGTCTGTCATGGATTACCAGATAGATGGGCTGGTTGCAGCACCTTTCACCCCTATGAAGGACAATGG GGATCTCAACTTGCCATTGATAGAACCATATGTTGACTATCTTGTGTTGCAGGGTGTACTGAATACCTTTG TTTGTGGCAGTACTGGAGAGGGAGCCAGTCTGTCCATGGCAGAAAGAAAGACGTTGGCTGAAAAGTGGGTTTCTGCTGGCAAGGGCAA ACTGTCCAACGTGATCGTCCACGTGGGAGGCTGCAGTCTCACGGACAGCCAGGAACTG GCACGCCATGCTGAGAGTATCGGTGCCCAGGCGATTGCTTCCCTCCCGACCTGTGTGTTCAGGCCCTCCACCGGAA AACAAGTAGCGGAACAGCTTCAGATCATCGGTGCAGCCGCGCCCAGTCTTCCACTGTTCTACTACCACCTGCCAGACATGTCCAAAGTCAACA TCATGGTGGAGGATCTGTTGGATGCCTTAGAGACAGTGAAAGTGCCGACATTCCGAGGGTGTAAGTACACAGACTACAACATGATGGACTTTGGGAGGTGCCTGGTGCACAGCAACGGGAAGTACATCATGATGTACGGCAGGGATGAG CAAGGGCTGTGTGCTTTGGTAATGGGAGCCACCTCGTTCGTGGGAAGCACCTTCAACTATTCGG GTAAAGTTTATAACCGCATGCGGGCAGCATATGATAAGGGGGATCTTGAAGCAGCACGTAAAGAACAG CTGTTCTCCCAACTGTTcatgaaaatcatttttgacCATGGACCTG GGATGGACATTGGACTCAACAAGTACATCATGACCATGACCTCTGGCCTGGACTTCGGGCCACCCCGTCCCCCCATGCAGCGTCGCTCGGAGGAGGAACTGGCTAAGATCAAGGCCAAGCTCCAAGCCTGTGGTTTCTTTGACTCCGTGAAGTAG
- the LOC136420635 gene encoding N-acetylneuraminate lyase-like isoform X4, whose translation MSVMDYQIDGLVAAPFTPMKDNGDLNLPLIEPYVDYLVLQGVLNTFVCGSTGEGASLSMAERKTLAEKWVSAGKGKLSNVIVHVGGCSLTDSQELARHAESIGAQAIASLPTCVFRPSTGKQVAEQLQIIGAAAPSLPLFYYHLPDMSKVNIMVEDLLDALETVKVPTFRGCKYTDYNMMDFGRCLVHSNGKYIMMYGRDEQGLCALVMGATSFVGSTFNYSGKVYNRMRAAYDKGDLEAARKEQGWTLDSTSTS comes from the exons ATGTCTGTCATGGATTACCAGATAGATGGGCTGGTTGCAGCACCTTTCACCCCTATGAAGGACAATGG GGATCTCAACTTGCCATTGATAGAACCATATGTTGACTATCTTGTGTTGCAGGGTGTACTGAATACCTTTG TTTGTGGCAGTACTGGAGAGGGAGCCAGTCTGTCCATGGCAGAAAGAAAGACGTTGGCTGAAAAGTGGGTTTCTGCTGGCAAGGGCAA ACTGTCCAACGTGATCGTCCACGTGGGAGGCTGCAGTCTCACGGACAGCCAGGAACTG GCACGCCATGCTGAGAGTATCGGTGCCCAGGCGATTGCTTCCCTCCCGACCTGTGTGTTCAGGCCCTCCACCGGAA AACAAGTAGCGGAACAGCTTCAGATCATCGGTGCAGCCGCGCCCAGTCTTCCACTGTTCTACTACCACCTGCCAGACATGTCCAAAGTCAACA TCATGGTGGAGGATCTGTTGGATGCCTTAGAGACAGTGAAAGTGCCGACATTCCGAGGGTGTAAGTACACAGACTACAACATGATGGACTTTGGGAGGTGCCTGGTGCACAGCAACGGGAAGTACATCATGATGTACGGCAGGGATGAG CAAGGGCTGTGTGCTTTGGTAATGGGAGCCACCTCGTTCGTGGGAAGCACCTTCAACTATTCGG GTAAAGTTTATAACCGCATGCGGGCAGCATATGATAAGGGGGATCTTGAAGCAGCACGTAAAGAACAG GGATGGACATTGGACTCAACAAGTACATCATGA
- the LOC136420641 gene encoding adenosine receptor A3-like, translated as MTGLQYPTRVAAMITGAPPLGDAMCPILGALTFFSIYVSFFSVILIALSRYVRITKSIDTYKKIFGPSRSFLWVSLSWVVSGLLVAPGFLGYGKFGWNSRNRTCGQVYPHPYQAHYFSNIFGVSCWVTLSLAIGIFLKVYFDVKNSVIGTNSSDHHHDHYVPRRLIKQTKHMFIFFCALAMSITPYALLNSIDLYVHFLPNAVRIMLLVLFGLNHVVNPFLYAWKLTIFQRAFRALSRCKRRLPIQPRPAVNR; from the coding sequence ATGACAGGACTTCAATACCCCACTAGAGTGGCCGCCATGATCACCGGAGCTCCGCCTCTCGGAGACGCCATGTGTCCAATCCTGGGCGCCCTGACATTCTTCAGCATCTACGTCTCCTTCTTCTCGGTGATCCTGATTGCTTTGAGTAGATACGTGCGAATCACGAAGTCCATAGACACCTACAAGAAGATCTTCGGGCCTTCCAGGTCCTTCTTGTGGGTCTCTTTATCCTGGGTTGTGAGCGGATTGCTGGTAGCTCCGGGATTTCTAGGCTATGGCAAATTTGGCTGGAACTCACGAAACCGCACGTGTGGCCAGGTCTACCCACATCCGTACCAAGCCCACTACTTCTCCAACATTTTCGGAGTATCCTGTTGGGTTACCCTTTCCCTTGCGATAGGCATCTTCCTGAAAGTATACTTCGATGTGAAGAATTCCGTCATTGGGACAAACTCTAGTGATCATCACCATGACCACTAcgtgccaaggaggttaatcaaacaaacaaaacacatgttTATCTTCTTCTGTGCATTGGCAATGAGCATTACCCCGTATGCACTGTTGAACAGCATAGATCTGTATGTGCATTTTCTGCCTAATGCAGTACGGATCATGTTGCTCGTACTTTTCGGCCTAAACCACGTTGTGAATCCATTTCTGTACGCCTGGAAGCTGACGATATTCCAGCGTGCCTTCAGGGCCCTGTCTCGCTGCAAGCGCCGCCTGCCGATTCAGCCTAGACCTGCAGTGAACCGATAA